The Lathyrus oleraceus cultivar Zhongwan6 chromosome 5, CAAS_Psat_ZW6_1.0, whole genome shotgun sequence genome includes the window CGTTCCactgttccacatccaggtgcgttagtttgtcttcgaggtctcccacgattttcctgaggtgtttggggtctttaCGCGCTGACCTGATCGAATGATGACTGGTGTGAAAGTTCGGCGGAAGTTCCaacggtatttgatagatgtgtcatcatttgttcccaatatctagggggctctggccaacgacgcttccgtaatggaattcggtgcccatgtcatcgtagttaggtcgatggggttgggtggattgtggacggtatagttgcccgaattgagacattgaatcgttttggaaatgaagcaatggttcctggaatgtactatagttaaacaatggttgtgtgttttggtgatgggatgtttgagtgctcattggtggggggctacgatgaagtgatCCATATGAATCATATGtgctatagacggttgtggttgatgttggtgtaagccctagaggccaatacttttggtacttgtatcaaattatttattaataataaaaggttttttctttattacggttgtttaataaagtccctagaatagttagtccgtttaatgcatcaagtgtgacttgatcatgagaccacattaaacataaggacactattcttaaagtatccgtagtcgagctttattgtgaagtgggataacattaaagcattgagactattatgtttgtagactgatgatcacatctcatggatcatggataaagggttatcaagtcttaaacataggtatgaatattaagagtaatatttataccggattgacccgctatgagaatactatatagaaagttatgcaaagtgtcataagttattctcatggttataatggtgtataccactcttcgacctgaaaccactatggaccctagatgtagagtcgagtgctttattgctgatccaacattgtccgtaactggataaccataaagacagttgatgggtactccacgaagcatgctgagggacatgagtgacctagatgtaatttgcccatcctgcgtaacaggataaatgtctatgggcccaatattgaactggacaaggatgacacggtctataccttgtgttcaatatagacataagggcaaaggggtaattatacacataattattatcacaggaagttttgtcagatcacatgacattttcgtgtcttgggtagcagtgatgtgttgctagataccgctcactgtttattatgttaaatgcatgatttaatataattgccaacgtcgggaaaacctacagggtcacacacaaaggacggattgatgagagatagagtaactaaggaacatcgtaaggtacgatatacttaagtagaatacgaagtatgataaggtaccaaatacttaagtgattttggcatattatgagatatgggccaaaatacacttaagtgggctttttggcttgaagcccacacaagtgggtctataaatagaactcttgtgcagaagcattgtatgggaatacaacacaatTGAAGAATTTGAActtcgtatctctctttctctcactcaaagccttgattcgtaccagctagcactgagattgaaggaatccgttcgtgtggactgagtagagacgttgtcatcgttcagcattcgtgatcgctccgtggatttgtatccaaggttttgatcgttatgagagatctgcaccaaaggtttgaatcgccacaagaggtaacgattctatcattgatcatgcccattcgtaaggatcactaaatggagaaatttttaaattccgttgcgccttggatggcaattctccttcagttgaagcgtatggttgttggtggataaggtttgattcttggttttgtggttgGGTGGGTGACATGAGTGGATTGCGACGTTGGGTGTTTGATTGTTGGATGAATGGCATGAATGTGTTGTGaagttgggtgtttggttgttgggtgtatgtggtaggttgatggtgtgaggttggttgttgggtttggatggtttgacattggtgttggatGGGGACAtgttgttgggcgtatgatgacgaagctagttgacatggatcaatcaaatatcatggcTCAAACACAAATTATTGcgttgttaccgacctaaaccatgtcatatattgttgagttggtcttgcaccatggatgactggttcgtttaagatgtgttgtcgtcgattcctccattggcgatacatctcttttgcgaagtctctacagtcggaataatcccattgtgcatcaactcttttttgatgccaatctcccaaacacgtcggaggttctggaatctgttgctgcatgccgaactgcagttttacccggtcactctggtgcatctccacagtagtaaaccggataattggtgtctttgttgtccaaactgcagcatcgtcatggttaacctgatgatcaagacctagatatggcctccaaataaactgtaCAACAATACGACACaattagatgataaataatttgataagtatttttaaattaaaatagagttgtgtaggagtattacattgtttggtccaatgtggtccaatagattgcgatagactactatagCGTATTTTAGACACAtattgtagttcattcccctaactgaccacctagataaaaaaaattgaaaaatattatttacagttaattgtaatataaagtataattaattaaattataaagtgttaaacttactttgttgcaaaaGAGAACATGAATGGGTTCTCGTTTACCGGAgcgagtgacgacattcttgaccaatcccatgtttgtagcaaatacgcacatgaataaaaagtacaagtattttttttttggtatttttacacattgcactatgtcataccccgattttggtcctgaattttttttctttcattttttcattttttgtttggcacttggcctaaagttcatttgcatacattcatgaccaaaggccACCATCCATTCCCAAAATCCatattttttgataaacattgctCATTATTTAGTATTTCTTTATCATGGtgttttgattatgaaatggATTCTAAATATTTGactctttttatttttcaattttaatttcaaattaagtctaattccaaatttcaaaTTAATCTTAATTgtatttttactaatgattcaaattCTAATTGATCTTTAATATCCAAATGAATGTTAGAATTTGACATCAAAGTAATTTTAGCAAATTgtagattaatttgattttaattggttttatttagcttttttgattttttattgattttgaTTAGTCTCggattattcctaaaaatccATATCCATCTTTATAATCAAATATCCAAATTCCTTAAACCCACAATTAAATCCATTTTTTTCCTCTCATAATTGCATACCCATTCACAATAAAAAGGATAACACCAAATAGTAAATGGATAAATTTTATAAAGTTTCACCAAATCTCATCAAAAGGAACAAACTGAAACCAATGTATTCACATGACTAACAGAACCTACATATCTGAACGATCAGCCTCTAACAAAAAAATGAAACGAAACAGGCACTGTAAACCCATTAACGAAATCAACTTTTTATCAAAGAATCATTCATCGTCACCAGCACCCTTAGAGGAACCAGCTTTCTTTGGAAGCAACAGGTTGTGAATATTGGGCATCACGCCGCCATCGGCAATGGTAACATCACCAAGAAGCTTGCTCAGTTCTTCATCGTTTCTAACAGCCAATTGAATATGCCTTGGCACAATTCTAGTCTTCTTGTTGTCCCTTGCAGCATTTCCAGCCAATTCAAGAACCTCAGCGGCAAGATATTCCAGGACGGCAGCGAGGTATACAGGAGCACCAGCGCCGACACGCTGCCGGTACTCCTTCATCAACATGCTCAGAACCTCGTCCCCAACCTGCAACAATCCTCATCAGCAGACAACATCAAACACAACAAGTTCTGCTATAACAACCTGCCAAATGCGATCCCAGGAGTACCAATTGTCGCAGAAAAAAATCAATAGCAGGGTTGCAATTTAAATCAACAGAAGTAGTAAAACCAACATGATAAAGGATATGTTTGTATTTTTTTGCTTCCTCAAAGTTCAAACATGCATTCCGTGAACACCTCCATTTCTTAGCTGCGCCGTGCAGTGTATCACCGACCCGCCTATTATCTAAAGTTTTTCACAGATGAAGGTGTTCCGGCTGCAATTCAGGTTGAAAGTCTTCAGTGCTATGCATTTCTATGTAGTCTGTCACAAGTTAAATGGCAAACTGAATTTTTGGCCGAATTTCCTTCTATCCTTGTTCCATTGGCCGGTGATGATCAGACTGTAAGGGTTCCAAACTGATTGGAAAGTACACAATCATCAAACTAGAGCTATCAGCCCTTGAATCTTGTAGGTGTAGTGTTCTCCTGCAAAAAAAAATAAAGAGAGGTTGTTTTATCTCGAGTCAGCAAAGTAACAGAAGACACGAATTGTAAAAGGAAATTCAAATAGAAGGGTAAGGATGTATTGGCTAAAGATAAAATAGGCACGAAAAAAAACAGTTACCTTCTTGCTCCAGTCATGTTTGTGAAAATTCCTCTGTTAAACTTTGCATATCTGATGCTAGCACTAGAGTCTTTACTCTTCCAACTGTGCCTAATTTTATCAGCGAAAGTCGTAGATCCTTTGTCAGGCCGGAAGTCGAAGGATGAAGGGGGTGTTAGTGTAGTTGAGGTTCCACCAAACGTGGGTCCTACCATTAAGGCTTCTGCTGCCTCACAGATGGAGTCTGCAATGGCGGCATTATCCGTTGAACTAAGCAAACTACGGACAGGAAGAGCATCCGCTGGAATGATTGATCACATTATCGTAGAAACTGGCGGTGTCAAGATGCATTTGAATCGGTTTTCTCTTGTTTCCGTACTCGATTAAAAAACCTTATCTGTTAATCCTTTTGATCCAGAGACACTTAAACAATTAGAGAACGTCACTGTTTCATTTCCATTTGGATTAAATCCTAAAACAGATGGTGAAAGATTGATTGTTGTCATTCCACCATTGACCAAAGAGCACGTGCAGGCTATGAATAAGTTGGTCACTAAATCTTGC containing:
- the LOC127082065 gene encoding probable histone H2A.3, with amino-acid sequence MLMKEYRQRVGAGAPVYLAAVLEYLAAEVLELAGNAARDNKKTRIVPRHIQLAVRNDEELSKLLGDVTIADGGVMPNIHNLLLPKKAGSSKGAGDDE